The region GCTATCAGCTCCAGGTGAAATTACTGAGACCGATGTTGACTTAGCAGCAGCATCTGGTGCAGTTATAGTTGGATTTAATACTTCAATGGCTTCGGGTGCCAAACGAGCAGCTGATGCGAATGGTGTTGACGTAAGAGATTACGAGGTTATTTACAAGCTTTTAGAAGATATCCAATTAGCCATGGAGGGTCTTCTAGAGCCAGAAATGATAGAAGAAGCTCTAGGGGTTGCTGAGGTTAGAGCAATTTTCTCAATTGGGAAAAGTGCCGTTGCAGGCTGTTATGTAACAAATGGAAAAATACAACGGAATTGCCGAGCAAGAGTCAAACGAGGAAAGCAAATTGTTTTTGAAGGCGATCTAGATTCACTGAAAAGGAACAAAGATGATGTAAAAGATGTAGCAACAGGTTTCGAGTGCGGAATAGGATGCGATCGCTTTGCAAACTGGGAAGAGGGGGATCAAATAGAAGCCTTTAAACTTGTAACTCAAAGAAGAAAATTAACGAATTAAATTAGTTATTTATTTCGGCTCTAGATCTGAATAAATATAATGAGTTAAAAGGAAAAGCCTAATCATTTTTTTGTTTATTCCTATCTTTATATAATAAAAAACCAAGAATTAATAATGCTGAACTTTGGATTACAAGATCATTAATAGAGACAGTATCTCCTGCGATTATATTAGTAATCATAATAAAAAAACCAACAGAAGCCGAACCGAAAAGCGCTATCCAAACAGCTCTTCTTAATCCCCGATAAGGATTTTTTGACTCCTTCAAAAGTCTTGCTCTTAAATTGGGATCTAAATTGGATCCTGGCTTATTAGGCTTATTCAAAAATA is a window of Prochlorococcus marinus str. MIT 0917 DNA encoding:
- a CDS encoding DUF3493 domain-containing protein is translated as MNKPNKPGSNLDPNLRARLLKESKNPYRGLRRAVWIALFGSASVGFFIMITNIIAGDTVSINDLVIQSSALLILGFLLYKDRNKQKND